One genomic region from Flagellimonas oceani encodes:
- a CDS encoding RNA polymerase sigma-70 factor, whose translation MRNPHTIKVQQELAVRVQGSDREAFNALFSMLWEPMYTYASSMIMNDSIAKDLVQEIWIDYWQRRESVEVENIKSYLYKAIRYKCYNSLRDTKFNKTQIEAAESIYVASEIEQEEDVLELSKRIDISMANLPQRCQEVFRLSRIHNISNKEIAKQLNISHRSVENQISFALRRLRKDLSIVKSMFL comes from the coding sequence ATGAGAAACCCCCATACAATCAAAGTGCAGCAAGAACTTGCCGTTCGGGTACAAGGCTCCGATAGGGAAGCGTTCAATGCATTGTTTTCCATGTTATGGGAGCCCATGTACACCTATGCCTCTTCCATGATTATGAACGATTCCATCGCCAAAGATTTGGTGCAGGAAATATGGATAGATTATTGGCAGCGCAGGGAAAGCGTTGAGGTGGAAAACATCAAATCCTATTTGTACAAGGCTATTCGCTACAAATGTTATAATTCGCTAAGGGATACCAAGTTCAATAAAACTCAGATTGAGGCGGCAGAATCCATTTATGTGGCTTCCGAGATAGAACAGGAAGAAGATGTGCTGGAGCTTTCCAAGCGTATAGACATCAGCATGGCGAACCTTCCGCAACGGTGTCAGGAAGTTTTTAGGTTGAGCCGAATCCACAACATCAGCAATAAAGAGATTGCCAAACAGCTCAATATCTCCCATCGGTCGGTCGAAAACCAGATTTCTTTTGCGCTCAGGAGACTTCGAAAAGACCTTTCCATTGTTAAGTCAATGTTCCTATAA
- a CDS encoding FecR family protein, whose protein sequence is MTENEIKVLMKKYLNGTITKEEEALLEAFDHKLLSENHQNVFKNTRHKATIGQKLAKGINTSKTRGPFMQWSRIAASLILLMGLSYFVYNYAGQEEAIEPNVMLTKTTEWGQKLNLVLADGTEVYLNSGSTIKFPKRFEGDTRSVELDGEAFFDVAENPNKPFIIRSGEVETTVLGTSFNVNTYEESEQVAVTVATGKVKVVSGESEVLLLPNEQGVFDKKSKSISKKKIDIAAFLHWKDGIIHFEDAELSEVLETLERWYGVSFVVDNENIGDCHLTASYNNERLSAVLESIIYAKKGLQYQFLNNKKIELKGKCTD, encoded by the coding sequence ATGACTGAAAATGAGATTAAGGTCTTGATGAAGAAATACCTCAATGGTACCATTACCAAAGAGGAAGAAGCACTCTTGGAAGCGTTCGATCATAAACTGCTTTCAGAGAACCATCAAAACGTATTTAAAAATACCAGACATAAAGCCACTATTGGTCAAAAATTGGCCAAGGGCATCAATACTTCCAAAACAAGGGGGCCTTTTATGCAATGGAGCCGAATTGCGGCATCACTTATTTTGTTGATGGGCCTTTCGTACTTTGTGTACAACTATGCGGGTCAAGAAGAAGCGATCGAGCCCAATGTTATGCTGACCAAAACCACGGAGTGGGGGCAAAAATTGAACCTGGTGTTGGCCGACGGTACCGAGGTCTATCTCAACTCGGGCAGTACCATAAAATTTCCAAAACGATTTGAAGGGGATACCCGGTCGGTAGAGCTGGATGGCGAAGCATTTTTTGATGTCGCGGAAAATCCAAACAAACCATTTATCATAAGATCGGGAGAGGTCGAGACCACAGTATTGGGAACATCTTTCAATGTAAATACCTACGAGGAAAGCGAGCAAGTGGCCGTTACCGTGGCAACTGGAAAGGTAAAAGTGGTCTCTGGAGAAAGCGAAGTGCTTTTGCTGCCGAACGAACAAGGCGTGTTCGATAAAAAGTCAAAATCCATATCAAAGAAAAAAATAGATATCGCCGCATTTCTGCACTGGAAGGATGGCATCATTCATTTTGAAGATGCAGAACTGTCCGAAGTGCTCGAGACCCTGGAGCGTTGGTACGGGGTGAGCTTTGTGGTAGATAATGAAAATATAGGTGATTGTCATCTTACCGCATCCTATAACAACGAAAGGTTGAGTGCGGTACTGGAGAGTATAATTTACGCGAAAAAGGGATTGCAATACCAGTTCCTGAACAACAAAAAAATCGAATTAAAGGGAAAATGTACAGACTAA